From Phaeocystidibacter marisrubri, the proteins below share one genomic window:
- a CDS encoding LOG family protein: MTEEEKIKRAFKRKNWNETKTNDSWAIFKIMSEFVNGYEHLSRIGPCVSIFGSARTQSDDPYYKLASDIAERLARKGYGVITGGGPGIMEAGNKGAKAGMGASVGLNIDLPFEQNHNPFIDEDKNLMFDYFFVRKVMFVKYSQGFVVMPGGFGTLDEFFESMTLIQTHKIGKFPVVLVGTEFWGGLIDWIKTTVLTKYHNISENDLDLFKVVDTAEDAVAHIDEFYTKYLLKPNF; this comes from the coding sequence CGCAAGAATTGGAACGAAACTAAAACCAACGACAGTTGGGCTATTTTCAAAATCATGAGTGAGTTCGTGAATGGATACGAACATCTCTCTAGAATTGGTCCCTGCGTTAGCATCTTTGGTTCAGCCCGAACCCAGTCCGATGATCCCTACTACAAACTGGCTTCCGATATCGCCGAACGCTTAGCGCGCAAGGGATATGGAGTTATCACAGGAGGTGGTCCGGGTATCATGGAAGCTGGTAACAAAGGCGCCAAAGCAGGCATGGGTGCCTCCGTTGGTCTCAATATCGACTTGCCATTTGAGCAAAATCACAATCCTTTTATTGATGAAGACAAGAACTTAATGTTCGATTACTTCTTCGTGAGGAAGGTGATGTTCGTAAAATACAGTCAAGGATTTGTGGTCATGCCCGGTGGATTTGGAACCTTGGATGAGTTTTTCGAATCTATGACGCTCATTCAAACACATAAAATCGGGAAGTTCCCAGTTGTACTTGTAGGTACTGAATTTTGGGGAGGATTGATCGACTGGATTAAAACAACCGTTCTAACCAAGTACCACAATATTTCAGAAAATGACCTCGACCTTTTTAAAGTCGTAGATACTGCAGAAGATGCCGTAGCACATATCGACGAATTCTACACCAAGTATCTTCTCAAGCCGAACTTCTAA